A region from the Thermoplasmatales archaeon genome encodes:
- a CDS encoding 50S ribosomal protein L44e, with protein MKMPKTMMMYCRFCNKHTPHEVERVRKKKASEFKAGQRRFRRATSGFGGFPRPKFEGREKPTKRVSVRFRCETCKRASTHPTDRAKKFELVEA; from the coding sequence TTGAAGATGCCAAAAACAATGATGATGTATTGCAGGTTCTGCAATAAGCACACTCCGCATGAGGTTGAACGGGTTAGAAAAAAGAAGGCCAGTGAATTCAAGGCAGGACAGAGGAGGTTCAGGAGAGCAACTTCAGGGTTTGGAGGATTCCCGAGACCGAAATTCGAGGGAAGAGAGAAACCTACTAAAAGGGTAAGTGTTAGATTCAGATGCGAAACGTGCAAGAGGGCTTCTACGCACCCAACTGACAGAGCCAAGAAGTTTGAGCTTGTGGAGGCATAA
- a CDS encoding 3-ketoacyl-(acyl-carrier-protein) reductase, which produces MINSQKRNVLIVGVSEGLGSAMVSRYLKSGCRLLISARNESKLKKIAEEMNAPTQLSYVSTDVSTREGLDALISSTKHVLKDVDVLVVQIGGYGEDSIADYRMLDSMLESHLKIPVAVISSALSVMTKGSSIILLSSAETLGYPEPKKMSYSIAKTALNRLVGSLASQLLASGIRVNALAPSYINGNAKNYFIGSSDNPPELIAKVVDWITSDDSILVNGSILAVDGGHRFSR; this is translated from the coding sequence ATGATTAACTCACAAAAGCGTAATGTCTTGATTGTCGGAGTGAGCGAAGGACTGGGGTCTGCGATGGTCTCCAGGTACCTGAAATCTGGATGCAGGCTGTTGATTTCTGCAAGGAACGAGAGTAAATTGAAAAAAATTGCTGAGGAGATGAATGCTCCCACTCAACTCTCCTATGTATCAACAGATGTATCGACGAGGGAGGGACTGGATGCTCTAATATCCAGCACAAAACATGTTCTGAAAGACGTGGACGTTCTCGTTGTACAGATCGGAGGTTATGGTGAGGACAGCATTGCAGATTACAGGATGCTGGACTCAATGCTAGAATCCCACCTGAAGATTCCTGTTGCAGTCATATCATCTGCACTATCTGTTATGACGAAAGGGTCATCCATTATCCTCCTCAGCAGCGCAGAAACGCTGGGATATCCAGAGCCTAAAAAGATGTCATATTCCATAGCGAAGACCGCATTGAACCGGCTCGTTGGATCACTTGCATCGCAACTCCTTGCGTCGGGCATAAGGGTCAACGCGCTGGCCCCCTCATACATTAACGGTAATGCCAAGAATTACTTTATCGGTAGCAGTGACAACCCACCCGAGTTGATTGCAAAGGTTGTTGACTGGATTACAAGCGACGATTCAATCCTAGTGAACGGCTCCATACTTGCAGTTGATGGGGGACACAGGTTCAGTCGTTAG
- a CDS encoding 30S ribosomal protein S27e, whose product MAEQKFVKLKSIGNKFIKIKCKDCGNEQITYSRVSSTVVCNICGATIAKPTGGTLAVSGDYTGEA is encoded by the coding sequence ATGGCAGAACAGAAATTTGTAAAACTTAAAAGCATTGGGAATAAATTCATAAAAATAAAATGCAAGGACTGTGGGAATGAACAGATAACTTATTCCCGTGTCTCGTCCACAGTTGTCTGCAATATATGTGGTGCTACCATAGCGAAACCCACCGGCGGAACCCTGGCAGTTTCTGGTGACTATACTGGAGAAGCCTAA